The proteins below are encoded in one region of Sulfitobacter sp. SK012:
- a CDS encoding SDR family NAD(P)-dependent oxidoreductase, giving the protein MKTWQGKRYWLVGASDGLGAALAQQLSRAGAEVILSARSEDKLHALAKTLPGRVQVQKVDVSDQDSVNAAAKAVGDVDGIVYLAGVYWPFGAKDWNAEQATAMADINFTGLMRVMGQVVPQMVTRDAGHIVITSSLTGFRGLPGSIGYTASKAATMSLAECMYADLRKTGVQVQVVNPGFIRTQLTEKNDFKMPFLMEPEDAAREVFEHMNGDGFKKSFPWLFSLLFRGSQFLPDSIYYRIFS; this is encoded by the coding sequence ATGAAGACGTGGCAGGGCAAAAGATATTGGTTGGTTGGGGCAAGCGACGGGCTGGGCGCGGCATTGGCCCAACAGTTGAGCCGTGCAGGGGCCGAAGTGATCTTGTCGGCGCGGTCTGAGGACAAGCTCCATGCGCTAGCCAAGACATTGCCTGGTCGCGTGCAGGTGCAAAAGGTCGACGTCTCCGATCAAGACAGTGTGAATGCTGCGGCTAAAGCTGTCGGCGACGTAGACGGGATTGTTTATTTGGCCGGCGTGTACTGGCCGTTTGGGGCAAAGGATTGGAACGCAGAACAAGCCACAGCAATGGCGGATATAAACTTTACTGGATTGATGCGTGTGATGGGTCAAGTGGTCCCGCAAATGGTGACGCGGGATGCAGGGCATATCGTGATCACGTCAAGCTTGACGGGTTTTCGGGGGCTGCCGGGATCCATTGGATATACCGCATCAAAGGCTGCGACGATGTCTTTGGCGGAATGCATGTATGCCGATTTACGCAAAACTGGCGTGCAGGTTCAGGTTGTTAATCCGGGTTTCATTCGCACGCAGCTTACCGAAAAGAATGACTTTAAAATGCCATTCTTGATGGAACCTGAGGACGCCGCGCGCGAGGTGTTTGAACACATGAATGGCGACGGTTTCAAAAAGAGCTTTCCATGGCTCTTTTCGCTGTTATTTCGCGGCAGTCAATTCTTGCCAGATAGCATCTACTACCGGATTTTTTCCTAA
- a CDS encoding DUF3833 family protein, which produces MSDPIIFFMLGVGAVFMVLILLRRFAGFASQRETDYAGGAPQFDLKEHLNGKMICEGVIFGPLGGMTSSFVADFDARWINNVGTIKEVFTYNDGSVQERAWTITLGDRGHFTATADDVPGVAQGHEAGPVVLFRYPIRMPESAGGYVLNAFDCMYLTSNGTIVNRSQFRKFGIKVAELVATIRKEDQS; this is translated from the coding sequence ATGAGTGACCCAATCATCTTCTTCATGCTCGGCGTAGGAGCCGTATTCATGGTGCTGATTTTGTTGCGCCGATTTGCCGGCTTTGCCAGCCAGCGCGAGACCGATTACGCAGGTGGTGCGCCGCAGTTCGACCTCAAAGAACATTTGAACGGAAAGATGATCTGCGAGGGTGTGATCTTTGGCCCTCTAGGCGGTATGACCAGCAGTTTCGTCGCTGATTTTGATGCGCGTTGGATCAACAATGTTGGCACCATAAAAGAGGTTTTTACCTATAACGATGGCAGTGTGCAGGAGCGTGCGTGGACGATTACGCTCGGTGATCGGGGCCACTTTACCGCAACTGCAGATGACGTTCCGGGCGTTGCGCAAGGACATGAAGCGGGGCCGGTGGTTTTGTTCCGCTATCCGATTAGGATGCCAGAAAGCGCCGGGGGATATGTGCTAAATGCATTTGATTGCATGTACTTGACGTCAAATGGCACGATCGTGAACCGCAGCCAATTTCGCAAATTCGGTATCAAGGTCGCAGAGCTTGTGGCCACAATTCGTAAAGAGGACCAATCATGA
- a CDS encoding MFS transporter: MPARADRLPAYALFAALLACAGLPIYIHAPKFYVDEFGVSLAALGTVLFALRLLDVVQDPLLGRLSERLRHHRATAVTVACIIMAAAMIGLFAVPPLTSPLVWFGAMLTLVFSAFSFLTICFYAQGVAKADGMPGKSHVQLATWRETGALLGVCAASVAPVALGVAMDQPFAGFAVGFSVLAVVAVIAMRSEWRSAGIPESTGFGTVLRDPLARRLLLIALFNAAPVAVSSTLFLFYVESALDAPGYEGPLLLLFFLSAAGAAPIWGALAQRHGPKRVLLWAMMLAIFAFGGALFLGPGDVWLFAAVCLASGAAMGADLTLLPALFATRMSQIAPSAAEGFGIWSFVSKLTLALAAITLLPALETAGFDGGAAAPPPQALDLLRLLYAGVPCVLKLAAIALLWRTEIEEV, encoded by the coding sequence ATGCCCGCGCGTGCAGATCGCTTGCCTGCATATGCGCTTTTTGCGGCGTTGTTGGCCTGTGCGGGCCTGCCAATATATATCCATGCTCCGAAATTCTATGTTGATGAATTTGGGGTCTCACTTGCAGCCCTCGGTACGGTTCTCTTTGCGCTACGACTGCTTGATGTTGTCCAAGATCCGTTGTTGGGCCGTCTGTCAGAAAGGCTGCGCCACCACCGTGCAACAGCCGTAACTGTTGCCTGCATTATCATGGCCGCCGCGATGATCGGGCTGTTTGCCGTCCCACCACTGACCAGCCCGCTTGTGTGGTTCGGAGCTATGCTGACGTTGGTGTTTTCCGCCTTCAGCTTTCTGACAATCTGCTTTTATGCTCAGGGTGTCGCTAAGGCAGACGGGATGCCCGGTAAAAGCCATGTGCAGCTTGCGACATGGCGCGAGACGGGCGCGCTCTTGGGCGTTTGTGCAGCGTCAGTTGCGCCGGTGGCGTTAGGTGTCGCGATGGACCAGCCCTTTGCCGGCTTTGCTGTTGGTTTTTCCGTGCTTGCCGTTGTTGCTGTGATCGCGATGCGCAGTGAATGGCGCAGCGCTGGCATTCCCGAAAGCACCGGGTTTGGCACCGTCTTGCGTGATCCGCTGGCGCGGCGTTTGCTGCTGATTGCGCTCTTCAACGCAGCGCCGGTCGCTGTCAGTTCAACCTTGTTTCTGTTTTACGTTGAAAGTGCGTTGGATGCGCCGGGCTATGAAGGCCCGCTGCTGTTGCTGTTTTTCCTTTCAGCCGCCGGAGCAGCTCCGATCTGGGGAGCGCTCGCGCAGCGCCACGGCCCAAAACGCGTTCTGCTATGGGCCATGATGTTGGCGATTTTTGCGTTTGGCGGTGCGCTGTTTTTAGGACCGGGCGATGTATGGCTGTTCGCCGCTGTTTGTCTGGCATCAGGTGCCGCGATGGGGGCTGACCTGACGCTGTTGCCCGCGTTATTCGCGACTCGCATGTCTCAAATCGCGCCTTCTGCCGCCGAAGGGTTCGGGATTTGGTCTTTTGTATCCAAATTGACGTTGGCTTTGGCGGCGATCACCCTACTTCCTGCATTGGAAACAGCTGGATTTGACGGTGGTGCCGCGGCTCCGCCGCCCCAAGCACTTGATCTGTTGCGGCTGCTTTATGCGGGTGTTCCGTGTGTGCTGAAACTCGCCGCCATTGCGCTTTTGTGGCGCACAGAAATCGAGGAGGTCTGA
- a CDS encoding DUF1365 domain-containing protein → MTSGVDHIAGTTFHARKGAISNAFRYSIDYMLLDAEADLETPGLFSRNGRGLTAIHDVDHGGAPGLGRGPVWVRDVLSQHQIDGVARIELLAQPRVLGHVFNPVSFWLCRDIAGALIVVIAEVSNTFGGRHSYLCYHSDGSEILPQDKLTATKIFHVSPFQPVEGGYTFRFDITPERIGIWIDYEQGDGGLIATLTGKRTPLSNRRILQSMIRRPLGARRVLALIHWQALKLWFKGAGYRAPPEPPSKEVTRG, encoded by the coding sequence GTGACCTCTGGCGTTGATCATATCGCAGGGACAACGTTCCATGCCCGCAAAGGTGCGATCAGCAATGCCTTTCGCTATTCGATCGATTATATGCTGTTGGACGCAGAGGCAGATCTAGAAACGCCGGGTCTTTTTTCGCGCAACGGGCGTGGTTTGACCGCAATTCATGACGTGGATCACGGCGGTGCGCCGGGTCTGGGACGCGGCCCGGTTTGGGTGCGTGATGTGCTGTCGCAACACCAGATCGACGGCGTCGCGCGGATCGAGTTGCTTGCGCAACCTCGGGTGCTGGGCCATGTGTTCAATCCGGTTAGCTTTTGGCTCTGCCGGGATATTGCGGGCGCGTTAATCGTTGTTATCGCTGAAGTTTCCAACACCTTTGGTGGCCGGCACAGTTACCTCTGCTATCATTCGGATGGGTCAGAGATTTTGCCGCAAGACAAACTGACCGCGACCAAGATATTCCACGTCTCCCCCTTTCAACCAGTCGAGGGTGGGTACACATTTAGATTTGACATCACGCCTGAGCGCATCGGGATCTGGATAGATTATGAGCAAGGTGACGGCGGCCTGATCGCCACCCTCACCGGCAAGCGCACACCACTCAGCAATCGGCGCATCTTGCAAAGCATGATCCGCCGTCCTTTGGGCGCGCGCCGTGTGCTGGCATTGATCCATTGGCAGGCTCTAAAACTTTGGTTTAAGGGCGCAGGATACCGCGCGCCCCCTGAACCGCCATCCAAAGAAGTAACACGCGGGTGA
- a CDS encoding NAD(P)/FAD-dependent oxidoreductase, which yields MPFEAPQRDIIPSASISQKIAVVGAGISGMGAAHMLGADNRVTLFESRSRLGGHARTVMAGRNADQPVDTGFIVFNYANYPHLAALFAELDVPVVKSNMSFGASIDGGRLEYALTSFNAMFAQRRNLANPKFLRMLRDIVTFNKRAVELASDRSKTIGQFLAALGTGDYFRDYYLLPLSGAIWSTPTRQIMDFPAHALVQFFENHALLQYSGQPQWYTIQGGAQAYVSRIEAAMNSVGTDVRLNAAVQSVRRTGFGVQIKTWGGEWEDFDAVIFATHSDDTLAMLDDPSSQETATLGAIAYQPNDIVLHSDTAMMPQRRATWASWVYSEDRKVKSDRIDLTYWMNSLQPIPMDEPYFVTLNTKRTIREDLIHDQTTLRHPVFDLAAMAAQEQLQGFNGSNATWFCGAWTRHGFHEDGLASAVNVVRGIQGALALPMAAE from the coding sequence ATGCCTTTTGAAGCCCCCCAACGGGACATTATACCCAGCGCCTCAATATCCCAAAAAATCGCAGTCGTCGGTGCCGGAATTTCCGGGATGGGTGCGGCGCATATGCTGGGTGCTGATAACCGCGTTACGCTATTCGAAAGCCGGTCACGCCTAGGCGGTCACGCGCGCACGGTGATGGCAGGTAGGAACGCGGATCAGCCTGTTGATACGGGGTTCATCGTGTTCAATTACGCGAACTACCCGCATCTCGCCGCACTTTTCGCCGAGCTTGACGTGCCGGTGGTCAAATCCAACATGAGTTTTGGCGCGTCCATCGATGGTGGCCGTCTCGAATACGCGCTGACCAGTTTTAATGCGATGTTTGCGCAGCGCCGCAATCTGGCGAACCCTAAGTTTTTGCGCATGCTGCGCGATATTGTGACCTTCAACAAACGCGCCGTCGAGTTGGCAAGTGATCGGTCCAAAACGATCGGTCAATTTCTGGCCGCCCTTGGGACAGGTGACTATTTTCGGGACTACTACCTGCTGCCATTGTCCGGTGCGATCTGGTCGACGCCGACCCGGCAGATCATGGATTTCCCCGCTCACGCGCTTGTGCAGTTCTTTGAAAACCACGCGCTGTTGCAATATTCCGGGCAACCCCAATGGTATACGATTCAGGGCGGTGCGCAGGCCTATGTGTCTCGGATCGAGGCTGCAATGAACAGTGTGGGTACTGATGTTCGTTTGAATGCAGCTGTTCAGTCAGTCCGCCGCACGGGCTTTGGTGTGCAGATCAAGACATGGGGCGGCGAATGGGAAGATTTTGACGCGGTCATCTTTGCCACTCACTCGGATGACACGCTGGCGATGCTAGATGATCCAAGTTCGCAGGAAACTGCGACGCTGGGTGCGATTGCTTATCAGCCCAATGATATCGTCCTGCACTCAGATACGGCTATGATGCCCCAACGTCGCGCGACGTGGGCCTCGTGGGTTTACTCCGAAGATAGGAAAGTCAAATCTGACCGGATCGACCTGACCTATTGGATGAACTCTCTGCAACCTATTCCGATGGATGAGCCATATTTCGTGACGCTCAACACGAAACGCACCATCCGTGAAGATTTGATTCATGACCAGACCACCTTGCGCCATCCAGTCTTTGATCTTGCAGCGATGGCAGCACAGGAACAATTGCAGGGCTTTAATGGATCCAACGCGACATGGTTCTGTGGTGCTTGGACGCGACATGGATTTCACGAAGATGGTCTGGCAAGTGCCGTAAATGTCGTACGCGGCATTCAGGGTGCGTTGGCATTGCCCATGGCCGCCGAGTGA
- a CDS encoding sigma-70 family RNA polymerase sigma factor, which produces MLRVRDERDTDAFSALFSHFAPRIKGFLINSGTDPATAEECAQDVMATLWHKAAQFDPTRATVATWVFTIARNRRTDIFRRDRRPEPEDLTWGPEPEPDQAEVIAFQQEATLLRTALADLPEEQRSLIQQAYFGDLSQSEIATLTGLPLGTIKSRIRLALEKLRHSLK; this is translated from the coding sequence ATGTTGCGCGTCCGAGATGAGCGGGACACTGACGCCTTTAGTGCTCTTTTTTCCCATTTTGCTCCACGTATCAAAGGTTTCTTGATCAATTCAGGTACTGACCCGGCCACTGCGGAGGAATGCGCGCAAGATGTTATGGCAACGCTTTGGCACAAGGCAGCGCAGTTTGACCCGACCCGCGCCACCGTCGCTACTTGGGTTTTTACAATTGCAAGGAACCGGCGCACGGATATTTTCCGGCGTGACAGGCGCCCTGAACCTGAAGACCTAACATGGGGCCCTGAGCCTGAACCCGACCAAGCAGAGGTCATCGCGTTTCAGCAAGAGGCGACCCTGCTTCGAACGGCCCTTGCCGACCTGCCCGAGGAACAACGCAGTTTAATTCAACAAGCCTATTTCGGCGACCTCAGCCAGTCTGAGATCGCAACCCTCACCGGTCTGCCCCTTGGCACGATCAAATCCCGTATCCGGTTGGCGCTTGAAAAACTACGCCACAGTTTGAAGTGA
- a CDS encoding ChrR family anti-sigma-E factor: MTKINHHLDDDTLMAYATGSLPEAFNLIVAAHVSMCDVCRAAADSFDTLGGAVLEEEDVASLSETSLARTLAQLKERYAEVPATRRPAGALPAPLQDYVGGDLDAIRWRPVGMGVKQAILKTSTRATARLLFIPAGAAMPDHGHHGTEMTLVLQGAFHDDDEVFARGDIEIADSDVQHIPVADIACDCICLAVTDAPLRFAGWLPRLVQKFVRI, from the coding sequence ATGACCAAGATTAATCACCACCTAGATGACGACACACTAATGGCCTACGCCACTGGTAGTTTACCCGAGGCGTTCAACTTGATCGTCGCGGCACATGTATCGATGTGCGACGTCTGCCGCGCTGCTGCTGATAGCTTTGACACGCTCGGCGGCGCTGTTCTGGAGGAAGAAGACGTTGCGAGCCTGTCTGAGACAAGCCTCGCGCGCACGCTGGCGCAACTGAAGGAACGGTATGCCGAGGTGCCCGCCACGCGCCGCCCTGCCGGGGCGCTTCCTGCGCCACTTCAGGATTACGTTGGCGGTGATCTGGATGCGATCCGCTGGCGGCCCGTTGGCATGGGTGTAAAACAAGCGATCCTAAAGACATCCACCCGGGCCACCGCACGACTGCTCTTTATTCCAGCGGGCGCTGCGATGCCAGATCACGGTCACCATGGGACTGAGATGACGCTCGTGCTGCAGGGTGCTTTTCACGACGACGACGAAGTTTTTGCGCGCGGCGATATCGAGATCGCGGATTCTGATGTTCAGCATATTCCGGTTGCCGACATTGCTTGCGATTGTATTTGCCTTGCCGTTACCGACGCGCCACTGCGTTTCGCCGGTTGGTTACCGCGTCTGGTGCAAAAATTCGTCCGGATTTAA
- a CDS encoding pyridoxal-phosphate dependent enzyme, which yields MTGPDTSGMTLDAIRTNTAAIAGQVVHTPSIEMHSPLIDRVLDGGSVTLKLECFQHTGTFKARGALSVARGLDADQRARGITAASAGNHAIAAAWAARQIGASAKVVIQSNANPFRVAMARAEGAEVVMMPPGPETFAEAERLVRDEGRTFIHPFEGLGTSLGTAGVGLELMENAVGLDAVVVSIGGGGLISGIAAAVKQINPACEVFGVEPTGAASMSQSMSQGAPVHLDKVDTIADSLGAPMALPFSHALCAAYLDDIVTLDDDMICAGMVVFQQEAKLAVEPAAGAALAAVLGPLRDRLAGRRVGVIVCGANIDAQSYLKLMARGRSALDGLCT from the coding sequence ATGACCGGCCCCGACACCAGCGGTATGACGCTGGACGCGATCCGAACCAACACCGCTGCAATTGCAGGGCAGGTGGTGCATACACCGAGCATTGAGATGCATTCACCGCTGATAGATCGCGTGTTGGATGGCGGGTCGGTAACCCTCAAGCTCGAGTGTTTTCAGCACACGGGCACCTTCAAAGCCCGCGGCGCACTGAGCGTTGCGCGCGGCCTTGATGCGGATCAACGGGCGCGCGGGATCACGGCGGCGAGTGCGGGGAACCACGCCATTGCGGCCGCTTGGGCTGCGCGGCAGATTGGGGCATCGGCCAAAGTGGTGATCCAATCGAACGCAAATCCGTTTCGCGTCGCCATGGCCCGCGCAGAAGGTGCTGAAGTTGTGATGATGCCACCGGGTCCCGAAACCTTTGCTGAAGCAGAGCGCCTGGTCCGCGACGAAGGTCGGACGTTTATCCATCCCTTTGAGGGCCTTGGCACATCGCTGGGCACAGCGGGGGTGGGCTTAGAACTGATGGAGAATGCAGTGGGGCTTGATGCCGTCGTGGTGTCAATTGGCGGTGGAGGGTTGATCAGTGGGATCGCAGCAGCGGTAAAACAGATCAATCCGGCCTGCGAAGTTTTTGGCGTCGAACCAACAGGTGCCGCCAGCATGTCACAATCGATGTCTCAAGGCGCACCTGTTCATCTAGATAAGGTGGATACAATTGCCGACAGCCTAGGAGCGCCGATGGCGCTGCCCTTTAGTCACGCGCTATGTGCAGCCTATCTCGACGACATTGTGACGTTGGACGATGACATGATCTGCGCCGGCATGGTGGTTTTCCAACAAGAAGCAAAACTCGCTGTTGAGCCCGCGGCAGGGGCAGCTCTTGCGGCTGTGTTGGGGCCCTTACGCGACCGCCTTGCAGGGCGGCGCGTAGGGGTAATTGTATGCGGCGCGAATATCGACGCCCAATCTTACCTAAAGCTGATGGCCCGTGGCAGATCGGCTCTGGACGGTCTTTGCACTTAA
- a CDS encoding DNA recombination protein RmuC: protein MIEIGTYSFALDDPRVIAAGIGAALLLILFALLIMAVRAAGRSARVTEPLARQMAVLGGHVQQLGAGQEQLRGGLQTVSDTQANGQSQIIQSMETRLNAVQMQMQEKLADNATRSARALAEMQERIGQTLSGSSKQTTTSLTQLQERLAAIDRAQDNITKLSGDVLSLQDILSNKQRRGMFGEIQLTDIVSKALPSDSYAMQHTLSNGKRADCLVHLPNPPGPIVIDAKFPFEAFEALAAAETKEDQARALRALAQSVRVHIKAISAKYIIEGETADGAIMFLPSEAVYAELHSRLPEVVREGFAARVWIVSPTTCMATLNTMRAILKDARMREQAGAIRKELGLLHSDVERLVSRVGNLDRHFGQARKDVEEIMISGEKAAKRAGRLHDFDFEELAPEDTAQVVPLAPQSKGS, encoded by the coding sequence ATGATTGAAATTGGCACCTATAGCTTTGCCCTAGATGACCCAAGGGTGATTGCCGCCGGAATTGGGGCGGCATTGCTGTTGATCCTTTTTGCCTTGCTGATCATGGCAGTGCGCGCCGCTGGGCGATCGGCGCGGGTTACCGAACCGCTCGCGCGCCAGATGGCCGTTTTAGGCGGTCATGTACAGCAGCTTGGCGCGGGTCAGGAACAGCTGCGGGGCGGGCTTCAAACCGTGTCGGATACTCAAGCCAACGGCCAAAGTCAGATTATTCAATCCATGGAAACGCGCCTGAATGCAGTGCAAATGCAGATGCAAGAAAAGTTGGCCGATAACGCCACGCGATCTGCCCGTGCGCTGGCGGAAATGCAGGAACGCATCGGCCAGACTCTGAGTGGTTCGTCCAAGCAGACAACAACGAGCCTGACGCAGCTGCAAGAGCGGCTGGCCGCCATCGACCGCGCACAAGACAACATCACCAAGCTGTCGGGTGACGTGTTGTCGTTGCAAGACATCCTGAGCAACAAACAGCGACGCGGGATGTTTGGAGAAATTCAACTGACGGACATCGTGTCCAAGGCGTTGCCATCAGACAGTTATGCGATGCAGCATACCCTTTCGAACGGCAAACGCGCAGATTGCTTGGTGCACTTGCCCAACCCGCCGGGACCCATCGTCATTGACGCGAAGTTTCCCTTTGAAGCGTTTGAGGCGCTCGCTGCTGCGGAGACCAAAGAGGATCAGGCCCGCGCCCTGCGCGCTTTGGCTCAATCCGTACGAGTGCATATCAAAGCGATCTCGGCGAAGTACATTATCGAAGGCGAAACCGCGGATGGCGCGATCATGTTTTTGCCCTCCGAAGCGGTCTATGCGGAGCTACATTCACGACTGCCCGAAGTCGTGCGCGAAGGGTTTGCCGCACGGGTCTGGATTGTTTCGCCGACGACCTGCATGGCCACGCTCAATACCATGCGCGCGATCCTCAAAGACGCCCGGATGCGCGAACAGGCCGGTGCGATCCGCAAAGAACTGGGCCTGCTGCACAGTGATGTAGAGCGTTTGGTGTCACGCGTGGGCAACCTAGATCGGCACTTTGGTCAAGCCCGCAAAGACGTAGAAGAAATCATGATTAGCGGCGAAAAAGCTGCCAAACGCGCAGGTCGTTTGCATGATTTTGATTTCGAAGAGCTTGCCCCCGAAGATACTGCACAAGTTGTGCCCCTGGCCCCGCAGAGCAAAGGAAGTTAA
- the mutL gene encoding DNA mismatch repair endonuclease MutL yields the protein MAHPNPNISATAPVIRQLDEMAINRIAAGEVVERPASAVKELVENAIDAGATRIAIDYADGGKTLIRVTDDGCGMSAQDLPLALSRHATSKIDGSDLLNIHSFGFRGEALPSLGSVGRLTITSRVAGQEGAEITVAGGHHEPLRPAALSAGTIVTLRDLFYATPARLKFMRTDRAEAQAIADVIKRLAMAEPFVRFVLRDVSGDGPCRDVFRAEAEQGDLFDALHGRLRTVLGKEFAENALPIDAQREGFHLTGFAALPTYSRGSTMAQYLFVNGRPVRDKMLIGALRGAYFDFLSRDRHPAAALFVDCDPTLVDVNVHPAKSEVRFRDPGLVRGLIVSALRHALAEAGHRASTTVANATLGAFTPEPAGARVYQMDRPSMGPRGGVIEPAFAETAGMWGRVEAPEPTQENEEAPDYPLGTARGQVHENYIIAQTANGMVIVDQHAAHERLVYERLKGQMAENGVAAQALLIPEIISLSPSDRAQILSVSADLARFGLTIEPFGGDAVAVRETPAILGEVDAGAMLRDILDELDGEGESLLVQARIEAILSRVACHGSIRSGRRMRAEEMNALLRDMEATPHSGQCNHGRPTYVELKLSDIERLFGRT from the coding sequence ATGGCACATCCCAACCCCAACATAAGCGCTACGGCCCCGGTAATCCGGCAGCTCGACGAGATGGCGATCAACCGGATCGCTGCCGGCGAGGTCGTGGAGCGCCCGGCATCGGCAGTCAAAGAACTGGTTGAGAATGCTATCGATGCAGGGGCCACGCGCATCGCCATCGATTACGCTGATGGCGGCAAAACACTCATTCGCGTTACGGACGACGGCTGCGGCATGTCGGCCCAAGATCTTCCGCTTGCCTTGTCACGCCATGCGACGTCCAAGATTGATGGAAGCGACCTGCTTAATATTCATAGCTTCGGTTTTCGGGGCGAGGCGCTGCCATCACTTGGTTCCGTCGGCCGGCTAACCATAACCAGCCGTGTCGCTGGCCAAGAAGGAGCTGAGATCACGGTCGCAGGAGGTCACCACGAGCCTCTCCGCCCTGCAGCACTCAGCGCTGGAACAATAGTGACCCTGCGCGATCTCTTTTATGCTACGCCCGCGCGGCTAAAATTCATGCGGACCGACCGCGCTGAAGCGCAAGCGATTGCCGATGTGATCAAACGCCTCGCCATGGCTGAGCCCTTTGTTAGGTTTGTGCTGCGTGATGTCTCGGGCGATGGACCGTGCCGCGATGTTTTTCGCGCCGAAGCGGAGCAGGGCGATCTATTTGACGCGCTCCACGGCCGATTGCGCACCGTTTTGGGCAAGGAATTCGCCGAAAATGCCCTGCCTATCGACGCACAGCGCGAAGGGTTTCATCTGACCGGATTTGCCGCCCTGCCAACGTATTCGCGCGGTTCGACCATGGCTCAATATCTCTTTGTGAACGGCCGCCCGGTTCGGGACAAAATGCTGATTGGGGCCCTGCGCGGTGCCTATTTCGATTTCCTAAGCCGCGACCGACACCCCGCTGCGGCACTTTTTGTCGACTGTGATCCAACGCTGGTCGACGTGAACGTGCATCCTGCCAAATCTGAAGTCCGTTTTCGGGATCCCGGCCTCGTGCGCGGGCTTATCGTATCTGCCTTGCGCCATGCGTTGGCAGAGGCGGGGCACCGCGCATCGACGACGGTTGCTAATGCGACGCTGGGTGCATTTACGCCAGAGCCAGCAGGCGCGCGCGTATACCAAATGGATCGACCCTCAATGGGACCGCGCGGCGGGGTGATTGAACCTGCGTTTGCGGAAACTGCAGGCATGTGGGGGCGGGTCGAAGCGCCGGAGCCCACGCAGGAAAATGAAGAAGCTCCCGACTACCCCCTCGGAACGGCCCGCGGTCAGGTACATGAAAATTACATAATCGCGCAGACGGCCAATGGCATGGTGATCGTGGATCAACACGCCGCGCATGAGCGTTTGGTCTATGAGCGCCTCAAAGGCCAGATGGCCGAAAATGGCGTCGCGGCGCAGGCGCTTTTGATCCCCGAAATCATCAGTCTGTCGCCCTCAGATCGCGCGCAGATATTATCGGTTTCGGCTGATCTCGCCCGCTTTGGCCTGACCATTGAACCCTTCGGTGGGGATGCTGTCGCCGTGCGCGAAACGCCTGCGATCCTTGGTGAAGTAGATGCAGGCGCCATGCTGCGAGATATCTTAGATGAACTAGACGGCGAAGGCGAAAGCTTGCTGGTTCAGGCCCGGATCGAAGCAATCCTAAGCCGGGTTGCCTGTCACGGTTCTATTCGCTCAGGCCGCAGGATGCGCGCCGAAGAGATGAACGCCCTCCTTCGTGATATGGAGGCGACACCGCATTCTGGGCAATGCAACCACGGCCGCCCCACCTATGTCGAACTAAAGTTGAGCGATATTGAACGGCTCTTTGGCCGCACATGA
- the uraH gene encoding hydroxyisourate hydrolase yields MTQGYLTTHVLDTASGQPAGGMAISLYRLEGENRTKLAQVSTNTDGRTDTPILPKGECVPGTYELVFETGAYLDRIGVPAEEPRFLDHIPIRFGISDKEAHYHVPLLLSPFGFSTYRGS; encoded by the coding sequence ATGACCCAAGGATACCTCACGACGCATGTGCTTGATACAGCAAGTGGACAACCTGCAGGCGGCATGGCGATTTCGCTCTACCGCTTAGAGGGTGAAAATCGCACGAAGTTGGCGCAAGTCAGCACCAATACAGATGGTCGCACAGACACGCCGATTTTGCCAAAAGGCGAATGTGTGCCCGGCACCTATGAGCTGGTCTTTGAGACGGGGGCTTATCTGGACCGCATCGGGGTTCCAGCAGAAGAGCCGCGCTTTCTAGATCATATTCCGATCCGATTTGGGATTTCGGACAAAGAGGCGCACTACCATGTGCCCCTTTTGCTGTCGCCGTTTGGGTTTTCAACCTACCGCGGCAGCTGA